ATCGAGAAAGACAGGTTCACCCCGCGCGGGTCGGGAGTGGAAAGAATGGTCGCCTGGATCACGGAGCCCGAGTCGACCCCCCCGAAGCTAGGAATCGAACCGTACAGGACGGAGTCCGGGTCGATGGTCATGAAGGACTCCGACCGAAGCCTCGCCTTGAGCGGGCCGGTCGGTGCCGCCGCGAGATTCACGAGCGGGAGCCTGAGGCGGACCGTCTCGCCCGGCTCGGCGAGGCCGTTGCCGTTGTTCGGAAACCCGTTGAAGGGAGAATCGTTGACCACGACCGCCTTGTGTCGCACGGAGATGCCGTTCACGAAGAAATCGGCTGTGATGTTGCCCGAGCTCTCCGAGAGATTCTTGATCGCGACCTGGCTCGGCCGATTGTCGCAGTAGGTTTTGCTGCTCGGGCAGGAGCTGGGATCGAACGAGGTCGCACCTTCCGGCCCGGGCCAGGGATCGTACTTGTCGCCTCGGTTTCCTTCCACGTTCCTCGTCTGCCCGCACGAAGTCTGCGGAGCGAGCGCGCCGCGGTGCACGTCCAGATTCTGCGCGCCCATGAAGCCGGAGAGAATCTCCGCTCCGCCGGCCTCCACCACGTCGAGCAGCTTGTGCGCGGCGTTGTTATTGCCCTGAGCGAAGGTGAGCGCGTCGTCGACGTGGTAGATGACGAGGCCGTGTGTCGCGCCGTCCCCCGCCTCGATGGACGAGCGGACGAGTCCCGCGTCGAAGCCGACCGGCTGGCGATTCTCGGCCAGGAAGTACTCCTGGGAATCCTCCCCGTTCGTCCAGAGGCGGAACACCTGGCCCGACGATTCCACCGGCGGAATCGTGACGCCCGCCGAGTCGTGGAGCACCCAGGTCGGTGCGATCCATCCGAGCCGGATCTTGGACCACGCCGACATGTGCGCGGGGCTCGACCCCGCGTTTTGCCCCGCGAGATGGCAGTAGACGCCCGAGCCCATGAGATCCCATTCCCCCACGCCCTCCGTTGCGCCCGGGGACGCGCTCAAGTCGTACAGATCCGGGAGCCCGAGGACATGGCCGAACTCGTGGCAGAAGACCCCGATCGAGATCAGCCCTCCCGCGGTCGAGATCGGAGAGTCGTATGCCCACTCCTCGGGCTCGGTGGTGAACGCGGACATCCGCACGTTGTCCTTGATCAGCGACCCGGGCAGCGTGAATTTGTGGGACCACATGTCGTTTCCGCTCCCCGTCTCCTCGCCGCCCGGTCCCGCGTGCACGACGAATAGCCCGTCGACGAATCCGTCGGGAGCGCCGTTGGGCCCGTTGTTGTCGAACTGGGAGAAATCGACGTCGGGATTGGCGAGGTCGACGGCGTCGGCCACCATCCCCTGCGAGTTCTTGGGGAACACGCCGAAGCCGGACTGGCCGTTCGTGTAGTAGCTATAGAGGCTGTCCGCCGTGTACCAACCGAGCACGACTCCATCCACGTCGAACTGCCCGCGCGATACTTCCCGGTAGTAGTCCCGAAAGCTGCCGCCGGGACGCGTGCCGACCGAGAAGAGGAGATCCTGATACTCGGCGGCGGTGTGGTTGAGCGTGTCGGCGGGGTTGTCGCGGAATTGGAGGAGGATCACGACGCACTTGAACGTGCCGATGGCGCCCGCGGCCATCGTCTCGGCCGCGTCGACGCCGGGTGCGCGATGGGGTATCCGGAACGGCGTTCCGGCTCGGGAAAGGTCGCGACTTCCGCGCCTGCCTGCAACATCCAGAGGAGGCGCCGCGTGCGCGGTCGACTCGGCAAGCAGCAAGCATAGCCCCGCGACGAGCCCCAACAGGCGCACGGAAGCCTCCACCCGGCAGTCGAAGTTGTGGGGTCGCTTAGAGTTGTGCGGGAACGGGCTTCGCGCGTCCGAATCCGGCGCGCTCCTGCTTCCCCCAGCCACCACGCCCTAAGATGATATCCACCAAGGCGCCTAAGCGAAAGAAGAGAGTGAGGATGCGGTAGGAGAAGTTCTCGAGGACGCCGATGCCGACCATCTGGGCGAAATCACCCCAGGAGCGGTAGAGACCGAAGGAGAGCTCTTCCAGGAAGACCGAGGAGATCGACAGAAAGGCGCCCGAGGTCACGGAGAGGAAGAGGAACGCCCAGAAAAAGACGGGCGAAAGAATACCGAGAAAGTAGCAGATCGGAATCAGGACGTAACCCACCAACTCCACGATCGGCCCCATGAATTCGAAGAAGAAATAGTACGGGAGCCCGATCCAGCGGAGCGAGCCCGAGTGTTTCCCCCAGAGCAGCGACTTGTGGAGCCAGAGCGAGTGGATGAGCCCGCGGTACCACCGGTTTCGCTGGCGCGCGAGGGCGCCGAGGGTTTCGGGCACCTCCGTCCAGCAGATCGGATCCGGGAGGAAGACGACCGCATAGGGACGGCGCTGCTCGCGCATCCTGCGATGCAGGCGGAGCACCAGCTCCATGTCCTCCGTCACCACTCCCCCGCGGTAGCCGCCCACCTCGATCACCACGTCCTTCCGGAAGAGGCTAAAGACGCCGGAGAGGATGAGAAGGTTGTTCATCGCGGAGAGGCCAAGGCGGCTCGCCACGAATGCGCGGAGATACTCGACCACCTGAAACGCGGCGAGAATGTTCGTCGGCAGCCTCGGCTCGACGACCCGGCCGCGCTCGACGCGGCATCCGTTCGCGACCCGCACCTGGCCCCCCACGGCGATCACGCGATCCGGATCCTCGAGGAACGGACGCACGACGCGCAGGAGCGCGTTTTCCTGAAACAGCGAATCGGCGTCGATCGTGCAGAAGAGCGGGTAGCGCGACAGGTTGAGCCCCGCGTTCAGCGCGTCGCTCTTGCCGGCGTGCTCCTTATCGATGACGGTCAGATGCGGGGTCGTCGCCGATCGGTAGAGGCCGCGGATCGCGCCCTTGATCTCGAGGCTCTTCCGGAAGACCAGATCGCGCCGCTCCAGGCGGAACTCCTGGCGCAGGCGCTCCATCGTGTCGTCGGTCGATCCGTCGTTGATGACGATGACCTCGTGCTGCGGGTAGTCGAGCGAGAGAACGGAGCGCACCGAATCGATCACGCCGGCCGCTTCGTTGTACGCGGGCACGAGGACCGTGATCGGGAAGGTGAAGTGGGACTTGGCGACGGCCTCATAGTCGGCGTAGAAGTTCTGCGCGAGCCGGCGCCGCATGTCGAAGAAGGAGAGAATCAGGAGTCCGAAGAGCACGAGCTGGAGCGCGCTGAAGTAGATCAGGATGACGAGGCTCGTCGTGTTGATCACATCCATCCCCCAGGGGGGAACAGTCCAGCCGTGCACGTTAGGCTCCTTCCCGCCTGGGCGCGATCGCGGTGACTCCCAGGGATGCGAGCGCCTCCACGGCGCTGTCGCGTGCGAACCGGTCCTCGCTCTCCAGGGCGGTCATGAGCGCCGGCTTCGCTGCCTCTCCCACGCGGACCAGCGCCTCGAGCGCGTTCCGACGCACCCACCACGACTGGTCTCGGAGCGCCTCCCCGAGGGAGCTCGCGAACGACGGGTCGGCGATCTTCCCCAGGGCCTCCGCCGCGTGAGCCCGGACATACCAGACCGGATCCTGGAGAAGCGGAGCGATCGTCGGCGCGCTCGACCGGTCCGCGATCATCCCGATCGCCCAGACGGCGGCCGAGCGGACATCCGGGTCGGTATCCTGGAGCGCCTCGCTGACGGAGCGCGCCGCCCGGGGATCCGCGATTTCGCCCAGGATCCGCGCCGCCCAGAAGCGGGCCTTGGGAGTGCCGTCGCGAAGGGTCTTGATCAGGAGCGGAGCGGTGCGGGGTCCCATCTCGATACAGATCGCGGCGATCCGCGCCGAGACCGCCTGATCGTGCTTGCCCAGGAGCGCGATCAGGGCCTCCTCGGCGGCCTGGAGCTTCATCCGCCCGAGGGACCGGGCGGCCACGTTGCGGACGTCGGGGTCCTTGTCGTCGAGCGCGTGGAGCAGCGTCGGAATGGACATGGGAAGCTTGAGCTCGCCCAGGATCCGGAGCGCGTGCGCGCGATTCCATTTGAGGCGGCTCTTCGCGTCGCGGAGGAGGCGGGCCACGATGCCGGCCTCCTCCAGGTGGCGCAGCACGTCGAGCCGTAGCGGGAGCTCGAGCTGGCTGATCTCCACCGCGGCGAGCTCCGACCACCGGCCGGTCATCGAGCGCACGATCACCGCCATCGCCTCCCGCTGCCCGTCGGGGGATCGAAGCTTCAGGAACGCGCGGCGCAGCTCATCGAGGAAACGTCTCTTGGAATCGGCCTCGCGATTCGAATAGACC
The nucleotide sequence above comes from Candidatus Eisenbacteria bacterium. Encoded proteins:
- a CDS encoding M6 family metalloprotease domain-containing protein gives rise to the protein MRLLGLVAGLCLLLAESTAHAAPPLDVAGRRGSRDLSRAGTPFRIPHRAPGVDAAETMAAGAIGTFKCVVILLQFRDNPADTLNHTAAEYQDLLFSVGTRPGGSFRDYYREVSRGQFDVDGVVLGWYTADSLYSYYTNGQSGFGVFPKNSQGMVADAVDLANPDVDFSQFDNNGPNGAPDGFVDGLFVVHAGPGGEETGSGNDMWSHKFTLPGSLIKDNVRMSAFTTEPEEWAYDSPISTAGGLISIGVFCHEFGHVLGLPDLYDLSASPGATEGVGEWDLMGSGVYCHLAGQNAGSSPAHMSAWSKIRLGWIAPTWVLHDSAGVTIPPVESSGQVFRLWTNGEDSQEYFLAENRQPVGFDAGLVRSSIEAGDGATHGLVIYHVDDALTFAQGNNNAAHKLLDVVEAGGAEILSGFMGAQNLDVHRGALAPQTSCGQTRNVEGNRGDKYDPWPGPEGATSFDPSSCPSSKTYCDNRPSQVAIKNLSESSGNITADFFVNGISVRHKAVVVNDSPFNGFPNNGNGLAEPGETVRLRLPLVNLAAAPTGPLKARLRSESFMTIDPDSVLYGSIPSFGGVDSGSVIQATILSTPDPRGVNLSFSILAAPGLVDSDSVQVLVGTKTGICENFENEVRRWAAASGDCNGANEWHREGGLDHTLGASFAWRLGPSGTIGSYAPSQDARLMSQPIRLAGIADTLTFWQRYDSEPVNDGLTVEASTDGGETWITLTPVGGYSNGDRWTGRVLPFTQAKVPLTGLSGVVQIGFRFRSNDSLEGLGWWIDDVTVTGNDQCAPIAVEVTRFDAAVVPGRTAVALEWKLADAIGAAVGLDRAFGAEPRRRIATIHAERNDGMLEDADVIPGLTYSYWITVSRPGELDAEAGPVRVTIPSGAPRVLAMGRIRPNPFRPSAQFWVSLDRDGPYVVRVFRADGSLVRTLADSRGREGTLPFTWDGTDDRGRPVGAGIYLFRLQAQGRVRVQKAVLLR
- a CDS encoding glycosyltransferase family 2 protein, with product MHGWTVPPWGMDVINTTSLVILIYFSALQLVLFGLLILSFFDMRRRLAQNFYADYEAVAKSHFTFPITVLVPAYNEAAGVIDSVRSVLSLDYPQHEVIVINDGSTDDTMERLRQEFRLERRDLVFRKSLEIKGAIRGLYRSATTPHLTVIDKEHAGKSDALNAGLNLSRYPLFCTIDADSLFQENALLRVVRPFLEDPDRVIAVGGQVRVANGCRVERGRVVEPRLPTNILAAFQVVEYLRAFVASRLGLSAMNNLLILSGVFSLFRKDVVIEVGGYRGGVVTEDMELVLRLHRRMREQRRPYAVVFLPDPICWTEVPETLGALARQRNRWYRGLIHSLWLHKSLLWGKHSGSLRWIGLPYYFFFEFMGPIVELVGYVLIPICYFLGILSPVFFWAFLFLSVTSGAFLSISSVFLEELSFGLYRSWGDFAQMVGIGVLENFSYRILTLFFRLGALVDIILGRGGWGKQERAGFGRAKPVPAQL
- a CDS encoding HEAT repeat domain-containing protein, which translates into the protein MIHFETLIVTLGLLLGIVALTTIAAIANKVYSNREADSKRRFLDELRRAFLKLRSPDGQREAMAVIVRSMTGRWSELAAVEISQLELPLRLDVLRHLEEAGIVARLLRDAKSRLKWNRAHALRILGELKLPMSIPTLLHALDDKDPDVRNVAARSLGRMKLQAAEEALIALLGKHDQAVSARIAAICIEMGPRTAPLLIKTLRDGTPKARFWAARILGEIADPRAARSVSEALQDTDPDVRSAAVWAIGMIADRSSAPTIAPLLQDPVWYVRAHAAEALGKIADPSFASSLGEALRDQSWWVRRNALEALVRVGEAAKPALMTALESEDRFARDSAVEALASLGVTAIAPRREGA